The following are from one region of the Vibrio hyugaensis genome:
- a CDS encoding lysine decarboxylase CadA: MNIFAILNHMGVFFKEEPVRQLHAALEKAGYEVVYPVDDKDLIKMIEMNPRICGVLFDWDKYSLELCERISQINEKLPVHAFANEQSTLDISLTDLRLNVSFFEYALGMADDIAIKINQATEAYKDAIMPPFTKALFKYVEEGKYTFCTPGHMGGTAFQKSPAGSIFYDFYGPNTFKADVSISMPELGSLLDHSGPHKDAEEYIARTFNADSSYIVTNGTSTSNKIVGMYSAPAGSTVLIDRNCHKSLTHLMMMSDVTPIYFRPTRNAYGILGGIPQSEFSRDVIAEKVAKTPGATAPTYAVVTNSTYDGLLYNTQFIKESLDCKHIHFDSAWVPYTNFNPIYEGKCGMSGEAMPGKVFYETQSTHKLLAAFSQASMIHVKGDFDKESFNEAFMMHTSTSPQYGIVASTETAAAMMRGNTGKKLMQDSIDRAIRFRKEIKRLEAESDSWFFDVWQPDNIDTTECWKLDPSDTWHGFKNMDDNHMYLDPIKVTLLTPGMNKEGELEESGIPASLVAKFLDERGIVVEKTGPYNLLFLFSIGIDKSKAMQLLRGLTEFKRGYDLNLTIKSFLPSLYNEDPSFYEGMRVQDLAQAIHDLTKKYNLPELMYKAFDVLPEMKVTPHAAWQEELRGNIEEIKLEEMVGRVSANMILPYPPGVPLVLPGEMVTQESRPVLDFLEMLCEIGAHYPGFETDIHGLYQQKDGSYTVKVLKN, encoded by the coding sequence ATGAATATATTCGCTATCTTGAACCACATGGGTGTGTTCTTTAAAGAAGAGCCAGTTCGTCAACTTCACGCAGCTCTTGAGAAAGCGGGCTACGAAGTGGTTTACCCAGTAGATGATAAAGACTTGATCAAAATGATTGAGATGAACCCACGCATTTGCGGTGTGCTGTTCGACTGGGATAAATACTCACTAGAGCTATGTGAACGTATTAGCCAAATCAACGAAAAACTGCCTGTTCACGCATTCGCTAACGAACAGTCTACTCTAGATATTTCACTAACAGACCTACGTCTAAACGTGAGCTTCTTCGAGTACGCTTTAGGTATGGCTGACGACATCGCTATCAAAATCAACCAAGCGACTGAGGCATACAAAGATGCAATCATGCCTCCATTCACTAAAGCGCTATTCAAATACGTAGAAGAAGGTAAATACACCTTCTGTACTCCAGGCCACATGGGTGGTACTGCATTCCAGAAAAGCCCTGCTGGTAGCATCTTCTACGATTTTTACGGTCCAAACACATTTAAAGCGGACGTATCAATCTCAATGCCAGAGCTAGGTTCTCTGCTAGACCACTCTGGTCCACATAAAGATGCAGAAGAATACATCGCACGCACATTCAATGCAGATAGCTCGTACATTGTAACCAACGGTACGTCTACATCGAACAAAATCGTCGGTATGTACTCAGCACCTGCGGGTAGCACAGTACTGATTGACCGTAACTGTCACAAATCTCTGACTCACCTAATGATGATGAGCGACGTTACACCAATCTACTTCCGCCCAACTCGTAACGCATACGGCATCCTTGGTGGTATTCCACAAAGCGAATTCAGCCGCGATGTAATTGCAGAGAAAGTTGCGAAAACGCCAGGTGCAACAGCACCGACTTATGCAGTAGTGACTAACTCAACTTACGATGGCCTGTTGTACAACACGCAATTCATCAAAGAGTCGCTAGATTGTAAACACATCCACTTCGACAGTGCTTGGGTGCCTTACACTAACTTCAACCCAATTTACGAAGGTAAATGTGGTATGAGTGGTGAAGCGATGCCAGGTAAAGTGTTCTATGAAACACAATCAACACACAAACTGTTGGCAGCGTTCTCACAAGCTTCAATGATCCACGTGAAAGGTGACTTTGATAAAGAATCTTTCAACGAAGCATTCATGATGCACACATCAACTTCACCTCAGTACGGCATTGTTGCTTCTACTGAAACTGCAGCGGCAATGATGCGCGGCAACACTGGTAAGAAGTTGATGCAAGACTCTATCGATCGCGCAATCCGCTTCCGTAAAGAGATCAAACGCCTAGAAGCAGAAAGTGATAGCTGGTTCTTCGATGTATGGCAACCAGACAACATCGATACCACAGAATGTTGGAAACTAGACCCTAGCGACACATGGCACGGCTTCAAGAACATGGATGACAACCACATGTATCTTGACCCAATCAAAGTAACGCTACTGACTCCTGGGATGAATAAAGAAGGTGAACTAGAAGAATCAGGTATTCCTGCTTCGCTGGTGGCTAAATTCCTAGACGAGCGCGGCATCGTGGTAGAGAAAACAGGTCCATACAACTTGTTGTTCCTATTCTCAATCGGTATCGACAAATCAAAAGCAATGCAATTGCTACGCGGCCTAACTGAATTTAAACGTGGCTACGACTTGAACCTAACCATTAAGAGCTTCCTACCTTCGCTATACAACGAAGACCCAAGCTTCTATGAAGGCATGCGTGTTCAAGACCTCGCACAAGCAATTCATGACCTAACTAAGAAATACAACCTACCAGAGCTAATGTACAAAGCGTTCGATGTACTTCCAGAAATGAAAGTAACACCACACGCAGCATGGCAAGAAGAGCTTCGCGGTAACATCGAAGAAATCAAACTGGAAGAAATGGTTGGTCGTGTGAGTGCGAACATGATTCTGCCTTACCCTCCAGGTGTGCCACTAGTACTTCCTGGTGAAATGGTGACTCAAGAGTCGCGCCCTGTGTTGGACTTCCTAGAGATGCTTTGTGAGATCGGTGCGCATTACCCAGGTTTTGAAACCGACATTCACGGTCTATACCAACAAAAAGATGGTAGCTACACCGTAAAAGTATTGAAGAACTAA
- the cadB gene encoding cadaverine/lysine antiporter, with product MSSNAKKIGLIACTGVVAGNMMGSGIALLPSSLASVGSVSIFSWLICLVGALSLAFVYARLATKNPQEGGPIAYAGEVSPVFGFQTGVLYYHANWIGNLAIAITGVSYLSVFFPVLNNPIPAGIATIASVWIFTFVNLLGGSWVSRLCTLGLVLILIPVVGTAAFGWTHFDTALYSQNWNVSAGTDSHAVVTAVLICLWSFVGVESAAVSTGMVENPKRTVPLATMLGTGIAGVIYILSTQMISGMFPASEVAASGAPFALATTELFGSWTAPFVSAFTALACFTSLGSWMMLVGEAGKRAASDGNFPKIYGETDKNGVPKKGLILASIKMTALMVVLMFFSSKTAHASDLFNQLTTDAVLLTMLPYFYSSINLIRFEGMTTRNGFVMLFSGVACLFCFIALAGAEGGTLTATFIVSLVILMFYSKKAGLAQYVKMHADDMPAQASN from the coding sequence ATGTCATCGAATGCGAAAAAAATCGGCCTTATTGCCTGTACGGGTGTCGTAGCCGGTAACATGATGGGTAGTGGTATCGCACTATTACCTTCTAGTCTTGCCTCTGTAGGCTCTGTTTCAATCTTCAGTTGGCTGATCTGTTTGGTCGGTGCACTGAGTCTGGCGTTCGTTTACGCTCGTCTGGCAACCAAAAACCCACAAGAAGGTGGTCCTATCGCTTATGCTGGCGAAGTGTCTCCGGTATTTGGTTTCCAAACGGGCGTTCTTTATTACCACGCGAACTGGATTGGTAACCTGGCTATTGCCATTACAGGTGTTTCTTACCTTTCAGTATTCTTCCCTGTGCTTAATAACCCAATCCCAGCAGGTATTGCGACGATTGCATCGGTATGGATCTTCACTTTCGTCAACCTACTTGGTGGTAGCTGGGTAAGCCGTCTATGTACGCTTGGTCTAGTACTTATCCTTATCCCTGTTGTTGGTACAGCTGCATTTGGTTGGACGCACTTCGATACTGCGCTTTACAGTCAAAACTGGAACGTATCTGCAGGCACTGACAGCCACGCGGTAGTAACAGCGGTTCTTATCTGTCTATGGTCATTCGTTGGTGTGGAATCAGCAGCGGTATCGACTGGTATGGTAGAAAACCCTAAACGCACAGTACCACTGGCAACTATGTTGGGTACTGGTATCGCAGGTGTGATTTACATCCTATCAACTCAAATGATCAGCGGTATGTTCCCAGCATCAGAAGTCGCAGCATCAGGTGCACCATTTGCACTAGCGACGACTGAGCTATTCGGTAGCTGGACAGCACCATTTGTATCAGCATTCACAGCGCTAGCATGTTTCACTTCGCTAGGTTCTTGGATGATGCTAGTAGGTGAAGCGGGTAAACGCGCTGCAAGCGATGGTAACTTCCCTAAAATCTACGGCGAAACTGACAAAAACGGTGTGCCTAAGAAAGGTCTAATCCTTGCGTCAATCAAGATGACTGCACTGATGGTTGTACTGATGTTCTTCAGCTCTAAAACAGCACACGCATCAGACCTATTCAACCAGTTAACGACTGACGCGGTTCTACTAACAATGCTGCCTTACTTCTACTCAAGCATTAACTTGATTCGCTTCGAAGGTATGACAACACGCAACGGCTTCGTAATGCTGTTCTCTGGTGTGGCTTGTCTGTTCTGCTTCATCGCACTAGCGGGTGCAGAGGGCGGTACGCTAACAGCAACCTTCATCGTGTCTCTTGTTATCTTGATGTTCTACAGCAAAAAAGCAGGTCTTGCTCAGTACGTGAAAATGCACGCTGACGACATGCCTGCCCAAGCAAGCAACTAA